The bacterium genome window below encodes:
- a CDS encoding T9SS type A sorting domain-containing protein — protein IAESGQRTQILDQVYLGSNLVRLCLTLHITLADDARVQISIYDAAGRCVGKQAIGYLNQGPHIVNMNANDFVSGVYVIKTSVNDRYYYNKCVVLK, from the coding sequence TATCGCCGAGAGTGGCCAGCGAACGCAGATTTTAGACCAGGTATATCTAGGATCTAACCTGGTCAGGTTGTGTTTAACCCTGCATATCACATTAGCAGACGACGCCCGCGTACAAATCAGCATTTATGATGCGGCAGGCCGGTGCGTAGGAAAGCAGGCGATTGGATATCTAAACCAAGGCCCTCACATAGTGAATATGAACGCTAACGATTTTGTGTCTGGCGTTTATGTGATCAAAACTTCGGTCAATGACCGGTATTACTATAATAAATGCGTGGTCCTAAAGTAG